In a single window of the Littorina saxatilis isolate snail1 linkage group LG3, US_GU_Lsax_2.0, whole genome shotgun sequence genome:
- the LOC138962705 gene encoding uncharacterized protein has translation MGNEVSTSDMSSRLSTQTHLNEEHKKQIQALIGELKRVRENVVDLNKIIGRLEGEMKSHTSKTSSLSSEKNTLAKDLKEKSEKAADLEVVRSGLYEKLQGQESNLNQTRDNLKDTECRLEEEKNKNSTLQSTLSSVEQEIKDLKSRKTELEVQVDTLKAELEDYRSKYTDVAVEQSATAKEVECLIAEKSTLESWNKDKQELVTDLRTEKTTLMEDNAARHQEVVGLKELKSALEVSVQSGEQRIEDLKGEKAAIAEVADAREKEMRERHDSQLDKQNEQTKALLHQQASDHRFTTEAMQSQSKLFLDFLTTQQMEERKNTQMALKQLINSNDQSNQFMRAMIQPNPNASTTSELKQAPQRSLEDGAAESNE, from the coding sequence ATGGGAAACGAAGTGTCCACGAGTGATATGTCTAGCAGACTTAGTACTCAGACACATCTGAACGAAGAACATAAGAAGCAAATCCAGGCCTTGATAGGAGAACTTAAAAGAGTCCGTGAGAATGTTGTTgatctgaacaaaataattggGAGGCTGGAAGGTGAAATGAAATCACATACGAGCAAGACATCGTCTCTTTCGTCAGAAAAAAATACACTGGCCAAGGACCTAAAGGAAAAAAGTGAAAAGGCTGCTGACCTAGAAGTCGTGAGAAGCGGTCTTTACGAAAAACTGCAAGGTCAAGAAAGCAACTTAAACCAGACGAGAGACAATTTGAAGGACACAGAATGCCGCTTAGAAGaagagaaaaataaaaacagcacGTTACAAAGCACGCTGAGCTCTGTAGAGCAAGAAATTAAAGACCTCAAGTCTCGGAAGACAGAACTTGAAGTGCAAGTGGACACGTTGAAGGCGGAACTGGAAGATTACAGGTCAAAGTACACCGATGTCGCTGTGGAGCAGAGTGCCACTGCCAAAGAAGTCGAGTGCCTCATTGCTGAAAAAAGTACCCTGGAGTCGTGGaacaaagacaaacaagaaCTGGTAACAGACCTGAGGACAGAGAAAACGACGCTGATGGAAGACAACGCAGCACGCCACCAGGAGGTGGTGGGCCTGAAAGAACTGAAGAGCGCCCTTGAGGTATCTGTCCAGTCGGGCGAGCAACGAATCGAAGATCTGAAGGGAGAAAAAGCTGCAATCGCCGAGGTAGCTGATGCTCGAGAAAAAGAGATGCGAGAGAGGCACGACAGTCAGCTAGACAAGCAGAACGAACAAACCAAAGCCTTACTTCACCAGCAAGCCAGCGACCACAGGTTTACCACAGAGGCCATGCAGTCTCAGTCCAAACTATTTTTAGACTTTCTGACGACACAACAGATGGAAGAGCGAAAGAATACACAGATGGCTCTGAAGCAACTGATCAATTCCAACGACCAGTCCAACCAATTCATGAGAGCCATGATACAGCCCAACCCCAATGCCAGCACTACATCAGAATTGAAGCAGGCCCCGCAGCGCAGTCTGGAAGATGGCGCAGCGGAAAGCAACGAATAA
- the LOC138962704 gene encoding uncharacterized protein, translated as MSHGRGHRHYPNTGMPRENDSESDQYNSNSFQSDGKGIVFPTAHDTFATHNCHFQGECENLTTKVTDLDSQIEELCFEKNTLEENIRKLKKEAKLYDEREEDLMGKVRSLEQKNRSMTSKISSLEPEVDMKKRQISELEEEAEEWKKKFKTVSTQKSATDSELASLKKQVATLRGKNAELQKEVEGTGKRNIVSQNQIKTLEKELAQRKEELSKLRKDYETRHTENDKLREEKSISEAWNFAHQKELGELKKEMSALRLSATTGNRAQQEDNRREIERLKQQHALELDEQGKRHATAIEAMQAEMELFLQTLGNDQEIENETIRTAIQRLAQSTNATTHLLNAAFRAFQRKYHLPEDQSTPKIRLLSDNDEKSDSQ; from the coding sequence ATGTCCCATGGAAGAGGGCATCGGCATTATCCTAACACGGGTATGCCACGTGAGAATGACAGCGAATCAGACCAGTATAACTCAAACTCATTCCAATCAGATGGCAAGGGTATTGTGTTTCCTACAGCGCATGACACATTTGCAACCCATAACTGCCATTTTCAGGGCGAATGTGAAAATCTCACCACTAAAGTAACAGATCTTGACAGTCAGATTGAAGAACTGTGCTTTGAAAAGAACACATTAGAGGAGAACATTCGCAAACTTAAGAAAGAGGCAAAGCTGTATGATGAGCGTGAGGAGGACCTGATGGGAAAGGTCCGAAGTTTAGAGCAGAAGAATCGCAGCATGACGAGCAAGATCAGTTCGCTGGAACCAGAAGTGGACATGAAAAAACGGCAAATTTCAGAGCTGGAGGAAGAGGCAGAGGAATGGAAGAAAAAGTTCAAAACAGTATCGACTCAGAAGAGCGCTACCGATAGTGAGCTCGCAAGTCTCAAAAAGCAGGTTGCAACACTCAGAGGCAAGAACGCCGAACTCCAAAAAGAAGTCGAAGGGACTGGGAAAAGAAACATCGTTTCACAGAACCAAATCAAGACCTTGGAAAAGGAGTTAGCACAGCGAAAAGAAGAACTCTCTAAGTTAAGAAAGGACTACGAAACCCGTCACACAGAGAACGACAAGTTACGAGAAGAAAAGAGCATCTCCGAAGCCTGGAACTTCGCTCATCAGAAGGAGCTTGGGGAGCTGAAGAAGGAGATGTCTGCTTTGCGCCTCTCTGCAACAACCGGCAACCGCGCTCAACAAGAGGATAACCGAAGGGAAATAGAGCGGCTGAAACAGCAGCATGCGTTGGAACTTGATGAGCAAGGAAAGCGGCATGCAACCGCGATTGAAGCGATGCAAGCAGAGATGGAGCTGTTTCTTCAGACGCTCGGCAATGATCAAGAAATTGAGAACGAGACCATCAGGACTGCGATTCAACGCTTAGCTCAGTCAACTAACGCCACAACGCACCTGCTTAATGCTGCATTCAGAGCTTTCCAGAGGAAGTACCATCTTCCGGAGGATCAATCTACGCCGAAGATTCGCCTTCTGTCAGATAATGACGAGAAATCCGACTCGCAGTGA